Proteins found in one Flavobacterium channae genomic segment:
- a CDS encoding M1 family metallopeptidase, with protein MKNSFLVVLTLIGIQQINAQFTRRDSLQGGLRVERTSYDVKRYNLNITINPEQKSIKGFNEISFEILAPIQKIQLDLFENMKVDSIVWNKKKLNYTRDNDAVFIDFPEKLTLKSNHKLKFYYSGNPTIAKNAPWDGGFVFSKDSAGKDFIAVAVQGTGASLWYPVKDSQSDEPDNGASIKVAVPNGLMNVSNGRFLGSQDLKNGYTRWDWEVKNPINNYTITVNIADYVHIQDKMPDLDLDYYVLRENEAKAREHFAEVKPMMECFQSKFGRYPFWEDGYKLVETPYLGMEHQSAVAYGNKYKKGYRGFDLSGTGVGMFFDYITIHETGHEWFGNSITSMDIADMWIHEGFTTYSETVFIECIKGYDDAMKYINGQSRNVRNDRPIIGQYGVNNEGSGDMYYKGSLLLNTLRHIIADDEKWWQIIYDYSETFKKKIITSDTVIDYFNKESGLNLTPIFRQYLYTNQVPYFMYKIKGDNLYYSWDNVNEDFNMPIDIEFDGEKIRLQPTVKEQKIKLKKLDKKNFKVFSNQFFVKIKEGN; from the coding sequence ATGAAAAACAGTTTTTTAGTTGTCCTTACTCTGATTGGAATCCAACAAATTAATGCTCAATTTACTCGTCGTGATTCGCTTCAAGGTGGTTTACGAGTTGAAAGAACATCATACGATGTAAAACGTTATAATTTAAACATAACAATAAACCCAGAACAAAAAAGTATTAAAGGATTTAATGAAATTTCATTTGAAATTCTTGCTCCAATTCAAAAAATTCAATTGGATTTGTTTGAAAATATGAAAGTAGATTCAATTGTTTGGAACAAGAAAAAATTGAATTATACTCGTGATAACGATGCTGTATTCATTGATTTTCCTGAAAAATTGACTTTAAAATCAAATCATAAATTAAAATTTTATTATTCTGGTAATCCTACAATTGCAAAAAATGCACCTTGGGATGGTGGATTTGTTTTTTCAAAAGATAGTGCTGGAAAAGATTTTATTGCAGTGGCTGTTCAAGGTACTGGAGCAAGTTTATGGTATCCTGTAAAAGATTCACAAAGTGACGAACCAGATAATGGTGCTTCAATTAAAGTAGCTGTTCCGAACGGATTAATGAATGTTTCTAACGGACGATTTTTAGGTTCTCAAGATTTAAAAAATGGTTATACACGTTGGGATTGGGAAGTTAAAAATCCTATTAACAATTATACGATTACGGTAAATATTGCTGACTATGTTCATATTCAAGATAAAATGCCTGATTTAGATTTGGATTATTATGTTTTGAGAGAAAACGAAGCTAAAGCGCGTGAACATTTTGCAGAAGTAAAGCCGATGATGGAATGTTTTCAATCGAAGTTTGGAAGATATCCTTTTTGGGAAGATGGTTACAAATTAGTTGAAACTCCTTATTTAGGAATGGAACATCAAAGTGCTGTAGCTTATGGTAATAAGTACAAAAAAGGATACAGGGGATTTGACCTTTCTGGAACTGGTGTAGGAATGTTTTTCGATTATATCACAATTCATGAAACAGGTCATGAATGGTTTGGAAATAGCATAACAAGTATGGATATTGCTGACATGTGGATTCATGAAGGCTTTACAACGTATTCAGAAACAGTTTTTATTGAATGTATAAAAGGTTATGATGATGCCATGAAATACATCAACGGTCAATCTAGAAATGTTAGAAACGATCGTCCTATTATTGGACAATATGGTGTAAATAATGAAGGTTCTGGAGATATGTATTACAAAGGTTCATTACTTTTAAACACATTACGACACATTATTGCTGATGATGAAAAATGGTGGCAAATCATCTACGACTACTCTGAAACTTTCAAGAAGAAAATTATTACATCAGATACTGTCATAGATTATTTTAACAAAGAAAGTGGCTTAAATTTAACACCTATTTTCAGACAGTATTTATACACCAATCAAGTACCTTATTTTATGTACAAAATTAAAGGTGATAATTTATATTATTCTTGGGATAACGTTAATGAAGATTTCAATATGCCTATAGACATTGAGTTTGATGGCGAAAAGATAAGATTACAACCAACAGTAAAAGAGCAAAAAATCAAACTAAAAAAGCTGGATAAAAAGAATTTTAAAGTTTTTAGCAACCAGTTTTTTGTTAAAATTAAAGAAGGTAATTAA
- a CDS encoding DoxX family protein, translated as MATIRELNKWANANTCLTIDVLRIVLGAFLFFKGVSFIVDKKYLHEILNSVGSFGSEMVVIHYVAMAHMAGGVMIIIGFLTRWSIWVQLPILLGAFLINFVGVFNPTDFIQSLLAFAASVFFIFFGSGKHSADYYLKMEE; from the coding sequence ATGGCTACAATTAGAGAACTGAATAAATGGGCTAATGCAAATACATGCCTTACCATTGATGTTTTAAGAATTGTTTTAGGTGCTTTTTTGTTCTTTAAAGGAGTTTCTTTTATAGTAGATAAAAAATATCTTCATGAAATTCTTAATTCTGTTGGAAGTTTTGGTAGTGAAATGGTCGTCATTCACTACGTTGCAATGGCACATATGGCGGGAGGAGTAATGATAATCATTGGCTTCTTAACCAGATGGTCTATTTGGGTACAGCTACCCATATTATTAGGAGCTTTTTTGATAAACTTTGTTGGGGTTTTCAATCCTACAGATTTTATTCAATCGTTACTAGCGTTTGCTGCTAGTGTTTTCTTTATCTTTTTTGGAAGCGGAAAACATTCAGCAGATTACTATTTAAAAATGGAAGAATAA
- a CDS encoding AMP-binding protein translates to MIPHYKNVHNRFKINGFHFDKEALFQLAYTSIKEGKEHEKDLGVFLLDWLDDKEIITVTTSGTTGVPKRIAIKKQAMVHSAIATGNFFNLHPQDKALLCLPPRYIAGKMMIVRAMIIGLELDIIEPTSHLDSLFAHQTYDFGAIVPLQAENSLEKLNQFKKIIIGGAKVSDDLASKLKEVNSEIYETYGMTETITHIAAKKIGEEYFNILEHVSISNDDRNCLVIEAPSISDEKVITNDIVAILNEKQFKWLGRYDNVINSGGIKLFPEQIETKLASRISNRFFITGFPDAVLGTKVVLVIEGESKEIDLEIFNSLEKFEKPKEVVFVSEFVETDTKKINRNKTLEKIKVV, encoded by the coding sequence ATGATTCCTCATTATAAAAACGTTCACAATCGATTTAAAATTAACGGTTTTCACTTTGATAAAGAAGCTCTTTTTCAATTGGCTTACACTTCAATCAAAGAAGGAAAAGAGCATGAAAAAGATTTAGGTGTTTTTTTGTTGGATTGGTTAGATGATAAAGAAATAATTACTGTAACCACTTCTGGAACAACAGGAGTTCCAAAACGAATTGCCATAAAAAAGCAAGCCATGGTGCATTCGGCAATAGCAACAGGTAATTTTTTCAATTTACATCCTCAGGATAAAGCTTTACTGTGTTTACCTCCACGTTATATTGCTGGAAAAATGATGATTGTACGAGCAATGATAATTGGTTTAGAATTGGATATCATTGAACCGACTTCTCATTTAGATAGTTTGTTTGCGCATCAAACATATGATTTTGGTGCAATTGTGCCTTTACAAGCTGAAAACAGCTTAGAAAAATTAAATCAATTTAAAAAAATAATCATTGGTGGTGCTAAAGTTTCAGATGATTTGGCTTCGAAACTTAAAGAAGTTAATTCTGAAATTTATGAAACGTATGGAATGACCGAAACCATAACGCATATTGCTGCAAAAAAAATAGGTGAGGAGTATTTTAATATATTAGAGCACGTTAGTATTTCAAATGATGATAGAAATTGTTTGGTTATAGAGGCACCAAGTATTTCAGATGAAAAAGTGATAACAAATGATATTGTAGCGATTTTAAATGAAAAGCAATTCAAATGGCTCGGACGTTATGACAATGTGATAAATAGTGGTGGCATAAAATTATTTCCGGAACAAATTGAAACCAAGTTAGCTTCAAGAATTTCAAATCGATTTTTTATTACTGGTTTTCCAGATGCAGTTTTAGGAACTAAAGTAGTATTAGTAATAGAAGGTGAATCAAAAGAGATTGATTTGGAAATATTTAATTCTTTAGAAAAGTTTGAAAAGCCTAAAGAAGTTGTATTTGTTTCAGAGTTTGTTGAAACGGATACTAAAAAGATTAATCGAAATAAAACATTAGAAAAAATAAAGGTTGTATAA
- a CDS encoding CPBP family intramembrane glutamic endopeptidase → MYIEQLKSKRINLFSYLPIPLGFILLMASNFVLSDGVDTNEVIQQTIKMLGVNLTFVMLVGPLAFGLLIVLFWSKFIQGVSITSLTTSRLKIDWKRIFFSFFLWGSITSLMILALYYTQPENFVWNFKPERFFIFLILAIILIPMQTSFEEYLFRAHMMQGLGLATNNRFVPLLVTSVLFGLMHIANPEVGKIGYIIMIYYIGTGFFLGIMTLMDEGLELALGFHAANNLVGALLVTADWTAFQTNSVLKDMSEPSAGFDVLTPVFVIFPLILLIFSKVYKWTNWKEKLFGKLTVINELEKNNNDSSL, encoded by the coding sequence ATGTACATAGAGCAATTAAAATCGAAAAGAATTAATTTATTCTCTTACTTGCCGATTCCATTGGGGTTTATTTTATTGATGGCTTCCAATTTTGTTTTATCTGATGGAGTAGATACAAATGAAGTTATTCAGCAGACTATTAAAATGTTAGGTGTAAATTTAACTTTTGTAATGTTAGTTGGTCCATTGGCTTTTGGTTTATTAATCGTTCTTTTTTGGTCAAAGTTTATTCAAGGAGTTTCAATAACTAGTTTAACTACTTCTAGATTAAAGATTGATTGGAAACGCATTTTTTTCTCTTTTTTTCTATGGGGAAGTATAACTTCCTTAATGATTTTAGCACTTTATTATACCCAACCAGAAAATTTTGTTTGGAATTTTAAACCTGAAAGATTTTTTATTTTCTTAATTCTGGCGATAATTTTAATTCCGATGCAAACCAGTTTTGAAGAATATCTTTTTAGAGCTCACATGATGCAAGGATTAGGACTAGCTACTAATAATAGATTTGTTCCTTTACTTGTAACTTCGGTTTTGTTTGGATTAATGCATATTGCAAATCCTGAAGTTGGGAAAATAGGTTACATTATTATGATATATTACATTGGAACTGGTTTTTTCTTAGGAATTATGACATTAATGGATGAAGGATTAGAATTGGCTCTTGGGTTTCATGCTGCAAATAACTTAGTTGGTGCATTACTTGTAACTGCTGATTGGACTGCTTTTCAAACAAACTCAGTTTTAAAAGACATGTCAGAACCTTCTGCTGGTTTTGATGTTTTAACACCAGTATTTGTTATTTTTCCTCTAATTCTTTTAATTTTTTCTAAAGTTTACAAATGGACAAATTGGAAAGAAAAACTATTTGGGAAATTAACAGTAATTAATGAATTAGAAAAAAACAACAATGATTCCTCATTATAA
- the arsC gene encoding arsenate reductase (glutaredoxin) (This arsenate reductase requires both glutathione and glutaredoxin to convert arsenate to arsenite, after which the efflux transporter formed by ArsA and ArsB can extrude the arsenite from the cell, providing resistance.) yields the protein MITIYHNPRCTKSREGLCEIELLNRPFEIRKYLDEPFTKEELIDVIKKLNIKPIELVRTKESIWVEKYKGKELSDAQIIEAMLENPKLIERPIIVNGDKAVIARPKEKINEVI from the coding sequence ATGATAACTATTTACCATAATCCGAGATGTACAAAATCTAGAGAAGGTTTGTGCGAAATTGAACTATTAAATCGTCCATTTGAAATTAGAAAATATCTTGATGAACCTTTTACAAAAGAGGAGTTAATAGATGTTATCAAAAAATTAAACATTAAACCAATTGAGCTTGTTCGTACAAAAGAAAGTATTTGGGTTGAAAAATATAAAGGGAAAGAACTTAGTGATGCTCAAATTATTGAAGCAATGCTCGAAAATCCTAAATTAATAGAGCGTCCTATAATTGTAAATGGTGATAAAGCTGTTATTGCAAGACCAAAAGAAAAGATTAACGAAGTCATTTAA